A window of Clostridia bacterium genomic DNA:
ACATGCTTTAAAATATTATGAGTATCATTGGAATATCCCAAAAATATATGTCCATTTGAAACAAGGGAATTTTTGATCACTGAAAGAGTCTTCTTATCATTCCCAAATAAAATGAATTTTGCATAATCCACCTTTATCCCTCCAGTAGCTCCCTCATTGATAAGATTTTGTAAACATTGTACAGACTTTAATTCGTAAAAGTTTTTATTTCAACTATACTTACTTTCTTTGAAAAAAGCTCGCAAAGCATAGTCATTTCAGTCAAACTCGGCGTATGAACAGCTTTAAGTTTTCCATTCGGCAGCGCAGGTATGAGTCTCATGGATTTTACTCCAAGCTCTCTGCACAATTCACTGATATTGAAAATATCATCTCTGTTAATATCCGGGAAAAAGATAGTGTTTATCTTAACTTCTATCCCATTCTTTATACAAAGCTTTATTCCCTCAATCTGACTTTCCCTCAAAGTGTCTGCTATCTTAGCCTTATCGTTTATAATCCTTTCATCCTTTATTAATCTTGAATATAGTTTATAGCTCGATTCCGGATATATGGAGTTTAGGGATACTTCCACCATTCCAACATTTAAACGCAGTAAATCATCTATCCTTTCCTTCAGCAGCAGTCCGTTTGTGCTTATGCTGAATATATGATTAGGCAAATGTACATTAAGCCTTTTTAAGACTTCAAAGGTTTGTTTATTAAATAATGGTTCACCAGGGCCTGAAATCTTAATAACCTTTATACTCTTGTTTTTATTTGCACATGAAACCGCCCAGTTAACCGCTTGCCGCGGAGTCATTACCCGGCTTAACACTGACGGATTATTTGCATTACAAATACAATCACT
This region includes:
- a CDS encoding radical SAM protein, with the translated sequence MIGSIAKEKISAKSRLITAWFEELALPVAPACNMMCNFCSRDSDCICNANNPSVLSRVMTPRQAVNWAVSCANKNKSIKVIKISGPGEPLFNKQTFEVLKRLNVHLPNHIFSISTNGLLLKERIDDLLRLNVGMVEVSLNSIYPESSYKLYSRLIKDERIINDKAKIADTLRESQIEGIKLCIKNGIEVKINTIFFPDINRDDIFNISELCRELGVKSMRLIPALPNGKLKAVHTPSLTEMTMLCELFSKKVSIVEIKTFTN